A DNA window from Arachis duranensis cultivar V14167 chromosome 3, aradu.V14167.gnm2.J7QH, whole genome shotgun sequence contains the following coding sequences:
- the LOC107474597 gene encoding protein ALP1-like: protein MDDHPKVPNKDCLGALDGTHIKVNVLEADKPRYRNRKGDITTNVLGVVAPDMQFIYVLAGWEGSAADSRVLRDALFRNGFSVPQGHYYLCDAGYMNCEGFLAPYRGQKYHLSEFNPHNQPSTAQEFFNMKHSQARNVIERAFGVLKARWGILRGRSFYPIKTQGRIITACCLLHNHIRRVMVVDPIDEIEDQNILGVDGETIHHIETSDAWGRWRDQLAQEMWNQWRRRHHAR from the exons ATGGATGACCATCCGAAGGTTCCCAATAAG GATTGCCTAGGAGCCTTAGATGGTACTCATATCAAAGTCAATGTCCTTGAAGCTGATAAGCCTAGATATCGAAACAGAAAAGGTGACATAACAACCAATGTGCTTGGAGTGGTTGCTCCCGATATGCAATTTATCTACGTACTGGCGGGTTGGGAGGGTTCAGCTGCGGATTCTAGGGTATTGCGAGATGCACTATTTCGCAATGGATTTAGTGTTCCCCAAG GTCATTATTACTTATGTGATGCTGGATACATGAATTGTGAAGGATTTTTGGCACCTTATAGAGGACAAAAATATCATTTGAGTGAGTTTAATCCACATAATCAACCCAGTACAGCTCAAGAGTTTTTTAATATGAAACACTCACAAGCTAGGAATGTCATTGAAAGGGCATTTGGAGTATTGAAAGCAAGATGGGGAATTTTGAGGGGAAGATCATTTTATCCTATTAAGactcaaggaagaattataacTGCTTGTTGCCTTTTGCATAATCATATTAGAAGAGTGATGGTTGTGGATCCTATTGATGAGATAGAAGATCAAAATATACTTGGAGTAGATGGTGAGACGATCCACCATATTGAGACGAGTGATGCTTGGGGTAGATGGAGAGATCAACTTGCACAAGAAATGTGGAACCAATGGAGGAGAAGACATCACGCTCGataa